The Saccharopolyspora gloriosae genome window below encodes:
- the fadD11 gene encoding fatty acid--CoA ligase FadD11, which produces MTGEPATLCAAFQRTAAVNPDAVALRTVGGTQELTWRDYADQVREVAGGFAALGVGRGDTVALMMANRVEFYPVDVGALHVGATSFSLYNTLTPSTISYVLGNAGADVVVCEAQHVERIQESGASLTAIVVVDAEPGEQPAGTITLAQLTERAAPDFDFDAAWRAVRADDVATLIYTSGTTGDPKGVEATHEALLFEARAIGQVQPIEFGDRITSFLPSAHIADRLTALYLHLVFGTQITAVADGRRIAAAIPDCLPTIWGAVPRVWEKLKAAVEAAVDGEPDEERQAHLRWALDVGHRRFALLRAGEPVPPELAAEHARADEVLALLRARLGFTELKWAMSGAAPISPETLAFFGALGLKISEAWGMSEVTCIASMAPADPVKLGTVGKVLPGMEMSVAADGELLLRGPLVMKRYRGEPAKTAEAISPEGWLSTGDVVAVDDDGYITVIDRKKELIISATGKNMSPTNIENAVVACSPLIGAVAAIGDARPYNTALIVLDPEAVAAHERDAAELSRRPDVVALVSAAVAAGNANLARVEQVKRFRIVPEFWEPGGAELTPTMKLRRKPIATKYAAEIDGLYADPRPDDVHEPATEAVAAARS; this is translated from the coding sequence ATGACCGGGGAACCGGCCACGTTGTGCGCGGCGTTCCAGCGGACCGCCGCCGTGAACCCCGACGCCGTCGCGCTGCGGACCGTCGGCGGCACCCAGGAGCTGACCTGGCGCGACTACGCCGACCAGGTGCGCGAGGTCGCGGGCGGCTTCGCCGCGCTCGGCGTGGGACGCGGCGACACGGTGGCGCTGATGATGGCCAACCGCGTCGAGTTCTACCCGGTGGACGTCGGCGCGCTGCACGTGGGCGCCACCTCGTTCTCCCTCTACAACACGCTCACCCCGAGCACGATCTCCTACGTGCTCGGCAACGCCGGAGCCGACGTCGTGGTCTGCGAGGCGCAGCACGTCGAGCGCATCCAGGAATCCGGGGCGTCGCTGACGGCGATCGTCGTGGTCGACGCGGAGCCGGGGGAGCAGCCTGCGGGCACGATCACGCTGGCGCAGCTGACGGAGCGCGCCGCGCCGGACTTCGACTTCGACGCGGCCTGGCGGGCCGTGCGGGCCGACGACGTCGCCACGCTGATCTACACCTCGGGCACCACCGGCGACCCCAAGGGCGTCGAGGCCACCCACGAGGCGCTGCTGTTCGAGGCGCGCGCGATCGGGCAGGTCCAGCCCATCGAGTTCGGCGACCGGATCACGTCCTTCCTGCCCTCCGCGCACATCGCGGACCGGTTGACCGCGCTGTACCTGCACCTGGTGTTCGGCACCCAGATCACCGCGGTCGCCGACGGACGCCGGATCGCCGCCGCGATCCCGGACTGCCTGCCCACCATCTGGGGCGCGGTTCCCCGGGTGTGGGAGAAGTTGAAGGCCGCCGTCGAAGCGGCCGTCGACGGCGAGCCCGACGAGGAGCGCCAAGCGCACCTGCGGTGGGCGCTCGACGTCGGGCACCGCCGGTTCGCGCTGCTGCGCGCAGGCGAACCGGTGCCACCAGAACTGGCGGCCGAGCACGCGCGCGCCGACGAGGTGCTCGCGCTGCTGCGCGCCCGCCTCGGCTTCACCGAGCTGAAGTGGGCCATGTCCGGCGCCGCCCCGATCTCCCCGGAGACGCTGGCGTTCTTCGGCGCGCTCGGGCTGAAGATCTCCGAGGCGTGGGGCATGTCCGAGGTGACCTGCATCGCCAGCATGGCGCCCGCCGACCCGGTCAAGCTCGGAACCGTGGGCAAGGTCCTGCCCGGCATGGAGATGTCGGTCGCCGCCGACGGCGAACTGCTGCTGCGCGGGCCGCTGGTGATGAAGCGCTACCGCGGCGAGCCCGCGAAGACCGCCGAGGCGATCAGCCCGGAAGGCTGGCTGTCCACCGGCGACGTGGTCGCGGTCGACGACGACGGCTACATCACCGTCATCGACCGGAAGAAGGAGCTGATCATCAGCGCCACCGGCAAGAACATGTCCCCGACGAACATCGAGAACGCCGTCGTGGCGTGCTCCCCGCTCATCGGTGCCGTGGCGGCGATCGGCGACGCCCGGCCGTACAACACCGCGCTGATCGTGCTCGACCCCGAAGCGGTGGCCGCGCACGAGCGGGACGCCGCCGAGCTGTCCCGGCGCCCCGACGTCGTCGCGCTGGTGTCGGCGGCGGTCGCCGCGGGCAACGCGAACCTGGCCCGCGTCGAGCAGGTCAAGCGGTTCCGGATCGTGCCGGAGTTCTGGGAACCGGGCGGTGCCGAGCTCACCCCCACGATGAAGTTGCGCCGCAAGCCGATCGCGACGAAGTACGCCGCCGAGATCGACGGGCTCTACGCCGATCCGCGGCCGGACGACGTGCACGAACCCGCGACCGAAGCGGTCGCGGCGGCGCGGAGCTGA
- a CDS encoding short-chain dehydrogenase/reductase, producing the protein MSTANRVAAALRDLGIPLPGGMHYDVAGKVVVITGGADGIGFALARILHGKGAVVALIDVNAVALRAAEAALGGERVVTTAADVRDRAAMDTAVREIAAAAGGIDVVVANAGVTPPPATLRQIDPADFDRVIDINLMGVFNTVRPAIDEVIARRGHIVVVSSAAAFSPALGGAAYVVSKAASEQLGRILRLELAGHGATAGVAYFGIVDTRLAQATLDEDDLGAELNSRLPRPLRRRISAQRAARSVADAISRRAGSTTVPRAWQPWGLLRGLLNVLIDAVLVSDARSHRFVRDLEARTDRRRAGAPEGR; encoded by the coding sequence GTGTCCACTGCGAACCGCGTCGCCGCGGCCCTGCGGGACCTCGGGATACCGCTGCCCGGCGGAATGCACTACGACGTCGCGGGCAAGGTCGTCGTGATCACCGGCGGCGCGGACGGGATCGGCTTCGCCCTCGCCCGCATCCTGCACGGCAAGGGCGCCGTGGTCGCGCTGATCGACGTCAACGCCGTGGCGCTGCGCGCCGCCGAGGCGGCGCTGGGCGGGGAGCGGGTCGTGACGACCGCCGCCGACGTCCGGGACCGCGCCGCCATGGACACCGCCGTGCGCGAGATCGCCGCGGCGGCGGGCGGCATCGACGTGGTCGTGGCCAACGCCGGAGTGACACCGCCGCCCGCGACGCTGCGCCAGATCGATCCGGCGGACTTCGACCGGGTCATCGACATCAACCTGATGGGCGTGTTCAACACCGTGCGCCCGGCGATCGACGAGGTGATCGCGCGGCGCGGCCACATCGTCGTGGTGTCCTCGGCGGCAGCCTTCTCACCCGCGCTCGGCGGAGCCGCGTACGTGGTCAGCAAGGCCGCGTCCGAGCAGCTGGGCCGCATCCTGCGGCTGGAGCTCGCCGGGCACGGCGCCACCGCCGGAGTCGCGTACTTCGGCATCGTCGACACCCGCCTCGCGCAGGCCACGCTGGACGAGGACGACCTCGGGGCGGAGCTGAACTCGCGGCTGCCCCGGCCGCTGCGCCGCCGCATCTCCGCGCAGCGCGCGGCGCGCTCGGTCGCCGATGCGATCTCCCGGCGCGCGGGCAGCACCACCGTTCCGCGCGCCTGGCAGCCGTGGGGGCTGCTGCGCGGGTTGCTCAACGTGCTCATCGACGCGGTGCTCGTCTCGGACGCGCGCAGCCACCGGTTCGTCCGCGACCTCGAAGCCAGGACGGACCGGCGGCGAGCGGGCGCACCCGAAGGTCGTTGA
- a CDS encoding aldehyde dehydrogenase family protein gives MTAGTTTAPDVFDVRSPLTGEVIGTYPVHGPADVAASVSRARLAGTWWDWLGFAERARRLDRWRGIIARRSDELAELVRAETGKPRADAMLEVVMALEHLAWAARNAKKVLGPHTVRSSLLMLNEAASVAHRPLGAVGVIGPWNYPVFTPLGSLSFALAAGNAVVYKPSEHTPGVGAWLVDAFAAVVPEQPVLQLLTGDGGTGAALCRSGVDKIGFTGSTATGKQVLAACAATLTPVLMECGGKDALIVDADADVAAAADAAVWGATSNAGQTCLGVERVYVHRAVHDEFVAEVVALARTIRAGTGPEARFGPMTTPGQVDVVRAHIADALDRGARVALGGLDAIDGRVVQPTILLDAPEDCLAVTEETFGPTMTIAKVRDADEAVQRANASRYALGLTVFSRRNGTRIAARIRSGAVAVNSYVGFAAIPNLPLGGVGDSGFGRVHGPEGLKEFTYARSMTRRRFRAPLPVTTFRRGPRVDRLIRVLVRLLHGRR, from the coding sequence ATGACGGCGGGCACGACCACCGCGCCGGACGTGTTCGACGTCCGCAGTCCGCTCACCGGCGAGGTGATCGGCACCTACCCGGTGCACGGCCCCGCCGACGTCGCGGCCTCGGTGAGCCGGGCCCGCCTGGCGGGAACCTGGTGGGACTGGCTGGGCTTCGCCGAACGCGCCCGCAGGCTCGACCGGTGGCGCGGCATCATCGCCCGCCGCAGCGATGAGCTCGCCGAGCTGGTGCGCGCGGAGACCGGCAAACCGCGGGCCGACGCGATGCTCGAAGTCGTGATGGCGCTGGAACACCTCGCCTGGGCGGCGCGGAACGCGAAGAAGGTGCTCGGCCCGCACACCGTCCGCTCCAGCCTGCTGATGCTCAACGAGGCGGCGAGCGTGGCGCATCGGCCGCTGGGCGCGGTCGGCGTCATCGGACCGTGGAACTACCCGGTGTTCACCCCGCTGGGCTCGTTGTCGTTCGCGCTCGCCGCGGGCAACGCCGTGGTCTACAAGCCGAGCGAGCACACGCCCGGCGTCGGCGCGTGGCTGGTCGACGCCTTCGCGGCGGTCGTCCCCGAACAGCCCGTGCTGCAACTGCTCACCGGCGACGGCGGCACCGGCGCTGCGCTGTGCCGCTCCGGCGTCGACAAGATCGGGTTCACCGGGTCCACCGCCACCGGCAAGCAGGTGCTGGCCGCGTGCGCGGCGACGCTCACGCCGGTGCTCATGGAGTGCGGCGGCAAGGACGCGCTGATCGTGGACGCCGACGCCGACGTCGCGGCGGCGGCCGACGCGGCGGTGTGGGGAGCGACGTCGAACGCCGGCCAGACCTGCCTCGGCGTCGAACGGGTCTACGTGCACCGGGCCGTGCACGACGAGTTCGTCGCCGAGGTCGTCGCGCTGGCCCGCACGATCCGCGCGGGCACCGGCCCGGAAGCCCGGTTCGGCCCGATGACCACACCCGGCCAGGTCGACGTCGTCCGCGCCCACATCGCCGACGCACTCGACAGGGGAGCGCGCGTCGCGCTCGGCGGCCTGGACGCGATCGACGGCCGCGTGGTGCAGCCGACGATCCTGCTCGACGCGCCCGAGGACTGCCTCGCGGTGACGGAGGAGACCTTCGGGCCGACCATGACGATCGCGAAGGTGCGCGACGCCGACGAAGCGGTGCAGCGCGCGAACGCGAGCCGGTACGCGCTGGGGCTGACTGTGTTCTCCCGACGCAACGGCACCCGGATCGCCGCGCGGATCCGCTCCGGCGCGGTCGCGGTGAACTCCTACGTCGGCTTCGCCGCGATCCCGAACCTGCCGCTCGGCGGGGTCGGCGACTCCGGGTTCGGCCGGGTGCACGGACCGGAAGGGCTCAAGGAGTTCACCTACGCGCGCTCGATGACGCGGCGGCGCTTCCGCGCTCCGCTGCCGGTCACGACGTTCCGGCGCGGCCCGCGCGTGGATCGGCTGATCCGGGTGCTCGTCCGACTGCTGCACGGGAGGCGCTGA
- a CDS encoding SRPBCC family protein — MTRWYPLAESDDDFLRSARFRFAHTVEVPVPPGQVWEAFTADDALVSFSRAITGAEWTSPRPFGVGTTRTVTVGRGAASLRERFYRWDEGSRMTFGVEAANRPGLRRFAEDVALEPIASGTRFTWTFAVEPAGWLAPVLALSRPLLRKVTRSWADGAARRATGGAR, encoded by the coding sequence ATGACCCGCTGGTATCCGCTCGCCGAGTCGGACGACGACTTCCTGCGCTCGGCCAGGTTCCGCTTCGCACACACCGTCGAGGTGCCGGTCCCGCCCGGCCAGGTGTGGGAGGCGTTCACCGCCGACGACGCGCTGGTGTCGTTCTCCCGCGCGATCACCGGCGCGGAGTGGACCTCGCCGCGGCCCTTCGGCGTCGGCACCACCCGGACCGTCACCGTCGGGCGCGGCGCGGCCTCGCTTCGGGAGCGGTTCTACCGCTGGGACGAGGGCAGCCGGATGACGTTCGGCGTCGAAGCCGCGAACCGGCCGGGTCTCCGCCGCTTCGCCGAGGACGTCGCGCTGGAACCGATCGCGAGCGGGACGCGGTTCACCTGGACCTTCGCGGTGGAACCGGCCGGGTGGCTCGCCCCCGTGCTGGCGCTCTCCCGTCCGCTGCTGCGGAAGGTGACGCGGAGCTGGGCCGACGGTGCCGCCCGCCGCGCGACGGGAGGCGCGCGATGA
- a CDS encoding PDR/VanB family oxidoreductase — MTMIEQAGCSGSGFAPGPVLRAIGGFSAAYRRVFAESGVAPLLSRPNPVRRGGFDLGLVVNEVRAEAADVVSVTLSEPAGARLPSWVPGAHVDVFLPSGKQRQYSLCGDPADRYRYRIAVRRLADGLGGSREVHDELAAGDRITIRGPRNAFRLIEAESYLFVAGGIGITPILPMVRECHRRGAPWRLVYLGRTRDGLPFLDELSRYDSGVVDVRPDDEHGLPDITAILPEAAPGAAVYLCGPTPLMTTARGLMREINPTGSLHTERFSALPVRDGRPFDVHLERTGTTVAVPSDESALAAIRRELPGIAYSCQQGFCGTCKVRVLDGEVEHRDKLLLDGERADSMLICVSRSAGERLTLDL; from the coding sequence ATGACCATGATCGAGCAGGCGGGGTGTTCCGGTTCCGGGTTCGCACCGGGGCCGGTGTTGCGGGCCATCGGCGGGTTCAGCGCCGCTTACCGCAGGGTGTTCGCGGAGAGCGGTGTGGCGCCGTTGCTGTCGCGGCCGAATCCGGTGCGCCGCGGCGGATTCGACCTCGGACTCGTCGTCAACGAGGTGCGGGCGGAGGCGGCCGACGTCGTCAGCGTGACGCTCTCCGAACCGGCGGGCGCGCGGCTGCCGAGCTGGGTTCCGGGCGCGCACGTCGACGTCTTCCTGCCCTCCGGCAAGCAGCGGCAGTACTCGTTGTGCGGCGACCCGGCGGACCGGTACCGCTACCGGATCGCGGTGCGCAGGCTCGCCGACGGGCTCGGCGGTTCGCGCGAGGTGCACGACGAGCTCGCCGCGGGCGACCGGATCACGATCCGCGGGCCGCGCAACGCGTTCCGGCTGATCGAAGCGGAGTCCTACCTGTTCGTCGCCGGGGGCATCGGGATCACGCCGATCCTGCCGATGGTGCGGGAATGCCACCGGCGCGGTGCACCATGGCGGTTGGTCTACTTAGGACGAACGCGGGACGGGCTGCCGTTCCTGGACGAACTTTCCCGCTACGACAGCGGCGTCGTCGACGTCCGCCCGGACGACGAGCACGGATTGCCGGACATCACGGCGATCCTCCCGGAAGCCGCGCCCGGCGCGGCGGTCTACCTGTGCGGCCCGACGCCGCTGATGACCACCGCGCGCGGCCTGATGCGGGAGATCAATCCCACCGGATCGCTGCACACCGAGCGCTTCTCGGCGCTGCCGGTGCGCGACGGCAGGCCGTTCGACGTGCACCTCGAACGGACCGGGACCACCGTCGCCGTCCCGTCCGACGAGTCCGCCCTCGCCGCGATCCGCCGGGAGCTGCCGGGCATCGCGTACTCGTGCCAGCAGGGGTTCTGCGGTACGTGCAAGGTCCGCGTGCTCGACGGGGAGGTCGAGCACCGCGACAAGCTGCTGCTCGACGGCGAACGCGCGGATTCGATGCTGATCTGCGTGTCCCGCTCGGCCGGCGAACGGCTCACCCTCGACCTGTGA
- a CDS encoding metal-dependent hydrolase: protein MFRLPRIGRKPVVDPRGARRYTEEAHVIAPRDVEFSWDGVPMHYIPGEPLATHTINFMHLVLPEGERAMSNALAEALPLIKDPRLHEEVVGFVGQEATHASSHEGAREHLSSIGLNTEPMTRKLEWMVDHVLGDRGLKGRAKHAWLCERLGMFAALEHYTAVIGEWLLNANVLERKGMHPTMLDLVRWHGAEEVEHRNVAFDAFMYVDGSYARRVRTALLASFTLLVLLLSSLHYLFKADPSKDKGRFWFLQLLSAMRRGVVPNIALFVTEIPKYLNPRFHPSQLGSMDAAVRYLAQSPAANG, encoded by the coding sequence ATGTTCCGACTTCCCCGCATCGGCAGGAAACCGGTCGTCGACCCGCGCGGCGCCCGCCGCTACACCGAAGAGGCGCACGTGATCGCGCCGCGCGACGTGGAGTTCTCGTGGGACGGGGTGCCGATGCACTACATCCCCGGTGAGCCGCTCGCCACGCACACCATCAACTTCATGCACCTGGTGCTGCCGGAAGGCGAACGGGCGATGTCGAACGCGCTCGCCGAAGCACTGCCGCTGATCAAGGATCCGCGGCTGCACGAGGAAGTCGTGGGTTTCGTCGGCCAGGAGGCCACGCACGCCTCCTCGCACGAGGGTGCGCGCGAGCACCTGTCCTCGATCGGCCTGAACACCGAGCCGATGACGCGGAAGCTGGAGTGGATGGTCGACCACGTCCTCGGCGACCGCGGCCTCAAGGGCCGCGCCAAGCACGCGTGGCTGTGCGAGCGGCTCGGCATGTTCGCGGCGCTGGAGCACTACACCGCGGTGATCGGTGAGTGGCTGCTGAACGCGAACGTGCTGGAGCGCAAGGGGATGCACCCGACGATGCTGGACCTCGTCCGCTGGCACGGCGCCGAAGAGGTCGAGCACCGCAACGTCGCCTTCGACGCGTTCATGTACGTCGACGGCAGCTACGCCCGGCGCGTGCGCACGGCGCTGCTGGCGAGCTTCACGCTGCTGGTGCTGCTGCTGTCGTCGCTGCACTACCTGTTCAAGGCCGACCCGTCGAAGGACAAGGGCCGGTTCTGGTTCCTGCAGCTGCTCAGCGCCATGCGGCGCGGGGTCGTGCCGAACATCGCGCTGTTCGTGACCGAGATCCCGAAGTACCTCAACCCGCGATTCCACCCGTCGCAGCTGGGAAGCATGGACGCCGCCGTGCGCTACCTGGCCCAATCCCCGGCGGCCAACGGATGA
- a CDS encoding flavin-containing monooxygenase, whose protein sequence is MGSSGETGDTADRQRRVRVAIVGAGFGGLGTAIMLKRAGIDDFVLLERAAEVGGTWEVNTYPGAQCDIPSILYSFSFAPNPEWSRLYPLQPEIKDYLRRCAEDFDLVPHLRMEHEVLDAAWDEDEQHWNVVTDKGAWQAQVLVGATGPFSEPSVPDLPGLERFQGKVFHTAQWDHEHDLAGERVAIIGTGASGVQIIPRVQPVAGELTVFQRTPTWIMPHPDRRMTRFEQRVFRRFPAVQRFARECFDLVQEALVPGFVHRPGLLKGMEWLGRAHLRRQVRDRELRAKLTPHYSFGCKRPTFSNKYYPALAAPNVDVVTSGIAEVRENGIVTGDGTLHELDTIIMGTGFRMTDNPVFDRVRGKNGRSINEVWQGDAQAYLGTTISGFPNFFFLLGPNSVVYTSQVVTIEAQVAYIMSCLRQIERRELASIDVKPEVQQSFADEVEHGLRNSVWNVGGCSSYYLNDAGRNFVFYPGFNRAFRSRTREAELADYHTSSAAERSAISSSQRTS, encoded by the coding sequence ATGGGCAGCTCTGGGGAAACGGGCGACACCGCCGATCGTCAACGGCGGGTGCGGGTGGCGATCGTCGGCGCCGGCTTCGGCGGACTCGGCACGGCGATCATGCTCAAGCGCGCCGGGATCGACGACTTCGTGCTGCTGGAACGAGCCGCGGAAGTCGGCGGCACCTGGGAGGTCAACACCTACCCCGGCGCGCAGTGCGACATCCCGTCGATCCTGTACTCGTTCTCCTTCGCGCCGAACCCCGAGTGGAGCAGGCTCTACCCGCTGCAGCCGGAGATCAAGGACTACCTGCGGCGCTGCGCCGAGGACTTCGACCTCGTCCCGCACCTGCGGATGGAGCACGAAGTGCTCGACGCCGCCTGGGACGAGGACGAGCAGCACTGGAACGTGGTGACGGACAAGGGGGCCTGGCAGGCGCAGGTGCTCGTCGGCGCCACCGGACCGTTCAGCGAACCCTCCGTCCCGGACCTGCCCGGCCTGGAGCGCTTCCAGGGGAAGGTCTTCCACACGGCCCAGTGGGACCACGAGCACGACCTCGCCGGCGAACGGGTCGCGATCATCGGAACCGGTGCCTCCGGGGTCCAGATCATCCCCCGAGTGCAGCCGGTGGCCGGGGAGCTGACCGTCTTCCAGCGCACGCCGACCTGGATCATGCCGCACCCCGACCGCCGCATGACCCGCTTCGAGCAGCGCGTGTTCCGGCGGTTCCCCGCCGTGCAGCGGTTCGCGCGGGAGTGCTTCGACCTCGTGCAGGAAGCGCTCGTTCCCGGATTCGTGCACCGGCCCGGCCTGCTCAAGGGCATGGAATGGCTCGGTCGCGCGCACCTGCGCCGCCAAGTCCGCGACCGCGAGCTGCGGGCCAAGCTCACGCCGCACTACTCCTTCGGCTGCAAGCGGCCCACGTTCTCCAACAAGTACTACCCGGCGCTGGCGGCGCCCAACGTCGACGTGGTCACCTCCGGCATCGCAGAAGTGCGGGAGAACGGGATCGTCACCGGCGACGGAACGCTGCACGAGCTCGACACCATCATCATGGGCACCGGCTTCCGGATGACCGACAACCCCGTTTTCGACCGCGTGCGGGGGAAGAACGGCCGCAGCATCAACGAGGTGTGGCAGGGCGACGCGCAGGCCTACCTGGGCACCACCATCAGCGGATTCCCCAACTTCTTCTTCCTGCTCGGGCCGAACTCCGTCGTCTACACCTCGCAGGTCGTGACGATCGAAGCGCAGGTCGCCTACATCATGAGCTGCCTGCGCCAGATCGAACGGCGAGAGCTGGCGAGCATCGACGTCAAACCCGAGGTGCAGCAGTCCTTCGCCGACGAGGTCGAGCACGGCCTGCGCAACTCGGTGTGGAACGTCGGGGGATGCAGCAGCTACTACCTCAACGACGCCGGGCGCAACTTCGTCTTCTACCCCGGATTCAACCGGGCGTTCCGCTCCCGAACGCGCGAGGCCGAGCTGGCCGACTACCACACCAGCAGCGCCGCCGAGCGCAGCGCGATCTCCTCGAGTCAAAGGACGTCATGA
- a CDS encoding TetR/AcrR family transcriptional regulator, whose amino-acid sequence MDASERQARRRDQLVAAGFALMGGDGAKSVTMRGVSREAGLTERYFYESFANREALLIAVLDATVEQAREVLLAAAERAPAQQLDAVRYLVGAFTEFVTSDPRRGRVLFIESLAAPELAERGRELVAEFTVTIAALMRGAELGGEQADEQDVRLNALAIFGSLAQLYQAWLEERIDVPRERFVEHVSQVIESAGRATSR is encoded by the coding sequence GTGGACGCGTCGGAGCGGCAGGCCCGGCGCCGCGACCAGCTCGTCGCGGCCGGGTTCGCGCTGATGGGCGGCGACGGCGCGAAGTCCGTCACGATGCGCGGGGTCTCGCGGGAAGCGGGCCTCACGGAGCGGTACTTCTACGAGAGCTTCGCCAACCGCGAGGCGCTGCTGATCGCGGTGCTGGACGCGACGGTCGAGCAGGCGCGGGAGGTGCTGCTGGCCGCGGCCGAGCGGGCGCCGGCGCAGCAGCTCGACGCGGTCCGGTACCTGGTGGGCGCGTTCACCGAGTTCGTCACCTCCGACCCGCGCCGGGGCCGCGTGCTGTTCATCGAGTCGCTGGCCGCGCCGGAGCTCGCGGAGCGGGGGCGGGAGCTCGTCGCGGAGTTCACCGTGACGATCGCGGCCCTGATGCGCGGCGCCGAGCTCGGCGGCGAGCAGGCCGACGAGCAGGACGTGCGGCTCAACGCGCTGGCGATCTTCGGCTCGCTGGCGCAGCTCTACCAGGCCTGGCTGGAGGAGCGGATCGACGTGCCGCGCGAACGGTTCGTCGAGCACGTCTCCCAGGTGATCGAGAGCGCGGGGCGCGCGACCTCGCGTTGA
- a CDS encoding spermidine synthase: protein MGRRFEELDWQDTPIGEVSLRRRLDPALGADVYEVKLGDEFLMSSAFTVAEEELARLGLAAVTGSELDVLVGGLGLGCTAQAALADERVRSLEVVEALGAVIDWHRRELLPLGHELNADPRVRFEHRDFFAWAAEPPQRRYHAILLDIDHSPTNVLDAGHADFYRPSGLRLLAEHLERGGVFALWSDDPPAEEFIAALSEVFGTVRAHVVDFDNPYGGPRGSNTVYVAHD, encoded by the coding sequence GTGGGACGACGTTTCGAAGAGCTCGACTGGCAGGACACGCCGATCGGCGAGGTCAGCCTGCGTCGCAGGCTCGATCCGGCGCTCGGTGCGGACGTGTACGAGGTCAAGCTCGGCGACGAGTTCCTGATGTCGAGCGCGTTCACCGTGGCCGAGGAGGAACTGGCCCGGCTGGGGCTGGCCGCCGTCACCGGATCGGAGCTCGACGTGCTGGTGGGCGGGCTCGGGCTCGGCTGCACCGCGCAGGCCGCGCTCGCCGACGAGCGGGTGCGCTCGCTGGAGGTGGTGGAGGCGCTGGGGGCGGTGATCGACTGGCACCGGCGGGAGCTGCTGCCGCTGGGGCACGAGCTCAACGCCGACCCGCGGGTCCGCTTCGAGCACCGCGACTTCTTCGCCTGGGCCGCCGAACCTCCGCAGCGGCGCTACCACGCGATCCTGCTCGACATCGACCACTCGCCGACCAACGTGCTCGACGCCGGGCACGCCGACTTCTACCGGCCGTCCGGCCTGCGCCTGCTGGCCGAACATCTGGAGCGGGGCGGGGTTTTCGCGCTGTGGTCGGATGATCCGCCCGCGGAGGAGTTCATCGCGGCCCTGTCGGAGGTCTTCGGGACCGTCCGGGCGCACGTGGTCGACTTCGACAACCCCTACGGCGGGCCGCGGGGTTCGAACACGGTGTACGTCGCGCACGACTGA